The following are encoded together in the Syngnathus scovelli strain Florida chromosome 12, RoL_Ssco_1.2, whole genome shotgun sequence genome:
- the LOC125978322 gene encoding CSC1-like protein 2 isoform X1, which translates to MQRLLLGMAIWGAQACSDSESCTTTLPPNATSKEYCYSARIRSTVLQGLPFGGVPTVLALDFMCFLGLLVVFSFLRKVAWDYGRLALVTDADRRTDQRYSRLDDREYAATALTTETPERYERLTSISSSVDMDQRDTGFCSWLTAIFRIKDDEIREKCGEDAVHYLSFQRHIIGLLVVVGVLSVGIVLPVNFSGNLLGELTEVSNQRMNLLGVTQNYKKLIFLFLPTENNAYNFGRTTIANLDADNALLWLHTIFAFLYLLLTVFSMRRHTSKMHYAEDDLVKRTLFVNGLSKYAEETEIKQHFEQAYENCAVLEARICYNVARLMYLNSERKKAERSKKFFLDLQAKEHVNTMINPKPCGHLCCCIIKGCEQEEAVSYYTKLEAQLKDGARKEREKVNRKPLGMAFVTFQNESITAIILKDFNACKCQGCHCRREPQSSAFSDKLQTHNWTVSYAPDPQNVYWEHLSLGGFSWWIRCLIINSVLFLLLFFLTTPAIIISTMDKFNVTKPVEYLNNPIITQFFPTLLLWSFSALLPTIVYYSAFFEAHWTRSGENRTTMHKCYTFLIFMVLLLPSLGLSSLDVFFRWLFDKRFLADAKVRFECVFLPDNGAFFVNYVIASAFIGNAMDLLRIPGLLMYMIRLCLARSAAERRNVKRHQAYEFQFGAAYAWMMCVFTVVMTYSITCPIIVPFGLMYMLLKHLADRYNMYYAYLPSKLDKKIHSGAVNQVVAAPILCLFWLLFFSTMRSGFSAAISMFTFVVLIITIIVCLSHVCFGHFKYLSAHNYKIDTQESDVTENGHTERTTDSNKAAQMYIAEVLQDPNAEEAGSGSGESQDEEIINVENGLNEDFQSGEDSLIDNEVRH; encoded by the exons ATGCAAAGGCTGCTATTAGGGATGGCCATCTGGGGGGCGCAAGCTTGCTCTGACTCAGAGAGCTGTACGACTACATTGCCACCCAATGCCACCTCCAAAGAGTACTGCTACTCGGCCCGCATTCGCAGCACAGTTCTGCAGGGCTTGCCCTTTGGTGGCGTACCAACCGTTCTCGCCCTAGACTTCATGTGCTTTTTG GGCTTGCTGGTCGTGTTCTCCTTCCTTCGTAAAGTAGCGTGGGACTATGGACGTCTCGCTCTCGTCACCGACGCCGACAG GAGAACGGATCAGCGTTACAGTCGTCTGGATGATCGGGAATA TGCGGCCACCGCCTTGACAACAGAGACACCGGAACGCTATGAGCGCCTCACCTCAATTTCTAGCTCGGTCGATATGGATCAGAGAGACACG GGCTTCTGCTCTTGGCTTACTGCCATCTTCCGCATCAA GGATGATGAAATAAGGGAGAAGTGTGGCGAGGATGCAGTACATTATTTGTCCTTCCAACGCCACATTATCGGCCTATTGGTCGTGGTGGGTGTGCTATCCGTTGGCATCGTTTTGCCTGTAAACTTCTCAGGAAACCTACTTGGTGAGTTGACTGAGGTTTCTAACCAAAGGATGAACCTGcttggagtgacacaaaatTACAAAAAACTGATTTTCCTTTTCTTGCCTACAGAAAACAATGCTTATAATTTTGGAAGAACTACGATAGCAAACCTAGATGCAGA TAATGCGCTTTTGTGGCTGCACACCATATTTGCGTTCCTTTACCTGTTACTGACGGTGTTCAGCATGAGAAGACACACCTCCAAGATGCACTACGCAGAGGATGACCTG GTCAAACGCACATTATTTGTCAACGGACTCTCCAAATATGCCGAAGAAACAGAAATAAAGCAACATTTTGA GCAGGCGTATGAAAACTGTGCCGTGCTGGAAGCCCGCATCTGTTACAATGTGGCCAGACTGATGTATCTGAACTCCGAAAG GAAGAAGGCAGAGCGCAGCAAGAAATTCTTCCTGGATCTGCAGGCCAAAGAGCATGTAAACACCATGATAAACCCAAAGCCATGTGGACACCTTTGCTGTTGTATCATCAAAGGTTGTGAGCAG GAAGAGGCTGTCAGTTATTATACTAAGTTGGAGGCTCAattaaaagatggcgccaggaaGGAGAGAGAGAAGGTCAACAGGAAACCGTTAGGAATGGCATTTGTCACCTTTCAAAACGAATCCATAACTGCTAT AATCTTGAAGGACTTCAATGCTTGCAAATGTCAGGGTTGCCACTGTCGTAGAGAGCCCCAGAGCTCGGCATTCAGTGACAAACTACAAACACACAACTGGACTGTGAGCTATGCCCCTGATCCACAAAATGTCTACTG GGAGCATCTGTCATTAGGAGGTTTCTCGTGGTGGATCCGCTGCTTGATCATAAACTCTGTCCTCTTCCTTCTCCTATTCTTCCTCACTACACCAGCCATCATTATCTCAACCATGGACAAGTTCAATGTTACGAAACCAGTGGAGTACCTGAAC AATCCAATTATCACTCAGTTTTTCCCCACCCTCCTCCTGTGGTCCTTCTCCGCCTTACTTCCAACCATTGTCTATTACTCTGCCTTTTTTGAAGCCCATTGGACCCG GTCTGGCGAGAACAGAACTACTATGCATAAATGCTACACTTTCCTAATCTTCATGGTGCTCTTACTGCCCTCCCTTGGTCTAAGCAG TTTGGATGTTTTCTTCCGATGGCTTTTTGACAAAAGATTCTTGGCTGATGCTAAAGTGAGATTTGA GTGCGTGTTCCTTCCGGACAATGGAGCCTTCTTTGTCAACTATGTCATTGCCTCTGCATTTATTGGAAATGCCATGGACTTGCTCAGGATCCCTGGTCTGCTTATGTACATGATCCGCCTCTGCCTCGCTCGATCCGCAGCTGAGCGCAGAAACGTCAAGAGG CATCAAGCTTACGAGTTCCAATTTGGAGCAGCTTATGCCTGGATGATGTGTGTCTTCACGGTGGTTATGACCTACAGCATCACCTGCCCAATCATTGTCCCCTTTG GGCTGATGTACATGCTGCTCAAGCACCTAGCAGACAGGTACAACATGTATTATGCGTACCTGCCTTCAAAATTGGACAAGAAGATCCACTCGGGAGCTGTCAACCAAGTGGTGGCTGCTCCAATTCTTTGTCTATTTTGGCTTCTTTTCTTCTCCACGATGCGCTCTG GGTTTTCAGCTGCAATTTCCATGTTCACGTTTGTAGTTTTGATCATCACAATCATTGTCTGCCTCTCACATGTCTGCTTTGgacattttaaatatttgagcGCTCACAACTACAAG ATTGACACTCAAGAATCTGATGTGACTGAGAATGGCCATACAGAACGCACTACTGACTCCAACAAAGCTGCA CAAATGTACATCGCTGAGGTTCTGCAAGATCCAAACGCAGAGGAGGCTGGATCGGGCAGTGGCGAGTCACAGGACGAGGAAATAATCAATGTGGAAAATGGCCTGAATGAGGACTTCCAGTCGGGAGAAGACAGCCTCATCGATAATGAAGTGCGACACTGA
- the LOC125978322 gene encoding CSC1-like protein 2 isoform X2, producing MQRLLLGMAIWGAQACSDSESCTTTLPPNATSKEYCYSARIRSTVLQGLPFGGVPTVLALDFMCFLGLLVVFSFLRKVAWDYGRLALVTDADRRTDQRYSRLDDREYAATALTTETPERYERLTSISSSVDMDQRDTGFCSWLTAIFRIKDDEIREKCGEDAVHYLSFQRHIIGLLVVVGVLSVGIVLPVNFSGNLLENNAYNFGRTTIANLDADNALLWLHTIFAFLYLLLTVFSMRRHTSKMHYAEDDLVKRTLFVNGLSKYAEETEIKQHFEQAYENCAVLEARICYNVARLMYLNSERKKAERSKKFFLDLQAKEHVNTMINPKPCGHLCCCIIKGCEQEEAVSYYTKLEAQLKDGARKEREKVNRKPLGMAFVTFQNESITAIILKDFNACKCQGCHCRREPQSSAFSDKLQTHNWTVSYAPDPQNVYWEHLSLGGFSWWIRCLIINSVLFLLLFFLTTPAIIISTMDKFNVTKPVEYLNNPIITQFFPTLLLWSFSALLPTIVYYSAFFEAHWTRSGENRTTMHKCYTFLIFMVLLLPSLGLSSLDVFFRWLFDKRFLADAKVRFECVFLPDNGAFFVNYVIASAFIGNAMDLLRIPGLLMYMIRLCLARSAAERRNVKRHQAYEFQFGAAYAWMMCVFTVVMTYSITCPIIVPFGLMYMLLKHLADRYNMYYAYLPSKLDKKIHSGAVNQVVAAPILCLFWLLFFSTMRSGFSAAISMFTFVVLIITIIVCLSHVCFGHFKYLSAHNYKIDTQESDVTENGHTERTTDSNKAAQMYIAEVLQDPNAEEAGSGSGESQDEEIINVENGLNEDFQSGEDSLIDNEVRH from the exons ATGCAAAGGCTGCTATTAGGGATGGCCATCTGGGGGGCGCAAGCTTGCTCTGACTCAGAGAGCTGTACGACTACATTGCCACCCAATGCCACCTCCAAAGAGTACTGCTACTCGGCCCGCATTCGCAGCACAGTTCTGCAGGGCTTGCCCTTTGGTGGCGTACCAACCGTTCTCGCCCTAGACTTCATGTGCTTTTTG GGCTTGCTGGTCGTGTTCTCCTTCCTTCGTAAAGTAGCGTGGGACTATGGACGTCTCGCTCTCGTCACCGACGCCGACAG GAGAACGGATCAGCGTTACAGTCGTCTGGATGATCGGGAATA TGCGGCCACCGCCTTGACAACAGAGACACCGGAACGCTATGAGCGCCTCACCTCAATTTCTAGCTCGGTCGATATGGATCAGAGAGACACG GGCTTCTGCTCTTGGCTTACTGCCATCTTCCGCATCAA GGATGATGAAATAAGGGAGAAGTGTGGCGAGGATGCAGTACATTATTTGTCCTTCCAACGCCACATTATCGGCCTATTGGTCGTGGTGGGTGTGCTATCCGTTGGCATCGTTTTGCCTGTAAACTTCTCAGGAAACCTACTTG AAAACAATGCTTATAATTTTGGAAGAACTACGATAGCAAACCTAGATGCAGA TAATGCGCTTTTGTGGCTGCACACCATATTTGCGTTCCTTTACCTGTTACTGACGGTGTTCAGCATGAGAAGACACACCTCCAAGATGCACTACGCAGAGGATGACCTG GTCAAACGCACATTATTTGTCAACGGACTCTCCAAATATGCCGAAGAAACAGAAATAAAGCAACATTTTGA GCAGGCGTATGAAAACTGTGCCGTGCTGGAAGCCCGCATCTGTTACAATGTGGCCAGACTGATGTATCTGAACTCCGAAAG GAAGAAGGCAGAGCGCAGCAAGAAATTCTTCCTGGATCTGCAGGCCAAAGAGCATGTAAACACCATGATAAACCCAAAGCCATGTGGACACCTTTGCTGTTGTATCATCAAAGGTTGTGAGCAG GAAGAGGCTGTCAGTTATTATACTAAGTTGGAGGCTCAattaaaagatggcgccaggaaGGAGAGAGAGAAGGTCAACAGGAAACCGTTAGGAATGGCATTTGTCACCTTTCAAAACGAATCCATAACTGCTAT AATCTTGAAGGACTTCAATGCTTGCAAATGTCAGGGTTGCCACTGTCGTAGAGAGCCCCAGAGCTCGGCATTCAGTGACAAACTACAAACACACAACTGGACTGTGAGCTATGCCCCTGATCCACAAAATGTCTACTG GGAGCATCTGTCATTAGGAGGTTTCTCGTGGTGGATCCGCTGCTTGATCATAAACTCTGTCCTCTTCCTTCTCCTATTCTTCCTCACTACACCAGCCATCATTATCTCAACCATGGACAAGTTCAATGTTACGAAACCAGTGGAGTACCTGAAC AATCCAATTATCACTCAGTTTTTCCCCACCCTCCTCCTGTGGTCCTTCTCCGCCTTACTTCCAACCATTGTCTATTACTCTGCCTTTTTTGAAGCCCATTGGACCCG GTCTGGCGAGAACAGAACTACTATGCATAAATGCTACACTTTCCTAATCTTCATGGTGCTCTTACTGCCCTCCCTTGGTCTAAGCAG TTTGGATGTTTTCTTCCGATGGCTTTTTGACAAAAGATTCTTGGCTGATGCTAAAGTGAGATTTGA GTGCGTGTTCCTTCCGGACAATGGAGCCTTCTTTGTCAACTATGTCATTGCCTCTGCATTTATTGGAAATGCCATGGACTTGCTCAGGATCCCTGGTCTGCTTATGTACATGATCCGCCTCTGCCTCGCTCGATCCGCAGCTGAGCGCAGAAACGTCAAGAGG CATCAAGCTTACGAGTTCCAATTTGGAGCAGCTTATGCCTGGATGATGTGTGTCTTCACGGTGGTTATGACCTACAGCATCACCTGCCCAATCATTGTCCCCTTTG GGCTGATGTACATGCTGCTCAAGCACCTAGCAGACAGGTACAACATGTATTATGCGTACCTGCCTTCAAAATTGGACAAGAAGATCCACTCGGGAGCTGTCAACCAAGTGGTGGCTGCTCCAATTCTTTGTCTATTTTGGCTTCTTTTCTTCTCCACGATGCGCTCTG GGTTTTCAGCTGCAATTTCCATGTTCACGTTTGTAGTTTTGATCATCACAATCATTGTCTGCCTCTCACATGTCTGCTTTGgacattttaaatatttgagcGCTCACAACTACAAG ATTGACACTCAAGAATCTGATGTGACTGAGAATGGCCATACAGAACGCACTACTGACTCCAACAAAGCTGCA CAAATGTACATCGCTGAGGTTCTGCAAGATCCAAACGCAGAGGAGGCTGGATCGGGCAGTGGCGAGTCACAGGACGAGGAAATAATCAATGTGGAAAATGGCCTGAATGAGGACTTCCAGTCGGGAGAAGACAGCCTCATCGATAATGAAGTGCGACACTGA
- the LOC125978343 gene encoding zinc transporter ZIP9, which translates to MDGGLSITLISVAMFVGSFLLGFIPLLFRLSERSLHFVSILGAGFLCGTALAITIPEGVGLMQQSWTHHNASVLNETSRESSPSPQLYIGVALTLGFTFMFVVDQLASYFAMCGQTNPNSDAITATLGLVIHAAADGFALGAVVATGQVTVQVIVFLAVILHKAPAAFGLVAFLIHAGLEKKSIQGHLLAFSAAAPIVAIVTYFILHATCSSSQNQLSATGVGMLFSGGTFLFVATVHVLPDIISGNSHSQPKQQSHLGLKESVTLVLGVGLPVLLAVGLHDD; encoded by the exons ATGGACGGAGGGTTGAGCATTACTTTAATATCAGTAGCAATGTTTGTCGGTTCTTTCTTACTCGGATTCATCCCTCTGTTGTTTCGACTTTCGGAG AGAAGCCTGCACTTTGTCTCCATTCTGGGTGCAGGCTTCTTGTGTGGAACAGCCCTTGCAATCACCATCCCTGAAGGAGTGGGATTAATGCAACAGTCCTGGACACACCACAATG CTTCTGTTCTGAACGAAACCTCCAGAGAAAGCTCCCCCTCACCTCAGTTGTATATTGGAGTGGCTTTGACGTTGGGCTTCACCTTCATGTTTGTGGTGGATCAACTGGCGAGTTACTTTGCCATGTGTG GACAGACAAATCCCAACAGCGACGCCATCACAGCCACACTGGGGCTGGTTATTCATGCCGCAG CTGATGGATTCGCTTTGGGTGCAGTGGTAGCCACGGGCCAGGTGACAGTGCAAGTCATTGTGTTTTTAGCTGTGATTCTACACAAG GCTCCTGCAGCTTTTGGTTTAGTTGCCTTTCTGATACATGCGGGACTGGAAAAGAAGTCCATCCAGGGACATTTGTTGGCCTTCTCAGCTGCAGCACCAATTGTTGCCATTGTGACATACTTCATACTGCACGCG ACTTGCTCGTCATCTCAAAACCAGCTCAGTGCAACGGGTGTCGGTATGCTTTTCTCGGGTGGGACCTTCCTCTTTGTGGCCACGGTGCACGTTCTTCCCGACATCATCAGCGGTAACAGTCACAGTCAGCCCAAGCAGCAGAGCCACTTAGGCCTTAAGGAGAGCGTCACTCTTGTTCTCGGCGTTGGCCTTCCTGTGTTGCTGGCTGTGGGGCTTCACGATGACTGA
- the LOC125978322 gene encoding CSC1-like protein 2 isoform X3: protein MQRLLLGMAIWGAQACSDSESCTTTLPPNATSKEYCYSARIRSTVLQGLPFGGVPTVLALDFMCFLGLLVVFSFLRKVAWDYGRLALVTDADSAATALTTETPERYERLTSISSSVDMDQRDTGFCSWLTAIFRIKDDEIREKCGEDAVHYLSFQRHIIGLLVVVGVLSVGIVLPVNFSGNLLENNAYNFGRTTIANLDADNALLWLHTIFAFLYLLLTVFSMRRHTSKMHYAEDDLVKRTLFVNGLSKYAEETEIKQHFEQAYENCAVLEARICYNVARLMYLNSERKKAERSKKFFLDLQAKEHVNTMINPKPCGHLCCCIIKGCEQEEAVSYYTKLEAQLKDGARKEREKVNRKPLGMAFVTFQNESITAIILKDFNACKCQGCHCRREPQSSAFSDKLQTHNWTVSYAPDPQNVYWEHLSLGGFSWWIRCLIINSVLFLLLFFLTTPAIIISTMDKFNVTKPVEYLNNPIITQFFPTLLLWSFSALLPTIVYYSAFFEAHWTRSGENRTTMHKCYTFLIFMVLLLPSLGLSSLDVFFRWLFDKRFLADAKVRFECVFLPDNGAFFVNYVIASAFIGNAMDLLRIPGLLMYMIRLCLARSAAERRNVKRHQAYEFQFGAAYAWMMCVFTVVMTYSITCPIIVPFGLMYMLLKHLADRYNMYYAYLPSKLDKKIHSGAVNQVVAAPILCLFWLLFFSTMRSGFSAAISMFTFVVLIITIIVCLSHVCFGHFKYLSAHNYKIDTQESDVTENGHTERTTDSNKAAQMYIAEVLQDPNAEEAGSGSGESQDEEIINVENGLNEDFQSGEDSLIDNEVRH, encoded by the exons ATGCAAAGGCTGCTATTAGGGATGGCCATCTGGGGGGCGCAAGCTTGCTCTGACTCAGAGAGCTGTACGACTACATTGCCACCCAATGCCACCTCCAAAGAGTACTGCTACTCGGCCCGCATTCGCAGCACAGTTCTGCAGGGCTTGCCCTTTGGTGGCGTACCAACCGTTCTCGCCCTAGACTTCATGTGCTTTTTG GGCTTGCTGGTCGTGTTCTCCTTCCTTCGTAAAGTAGCGTGGGACTATGGACGTCTCGCTCTCGTCACCGACGCCGACAG TGCGGCCACCGCCTTGACAACAGAGACACCGGAACGCTATGAGCGCCTCACCTCAATTTCTAGCTCGGTCGATATGGATCAGAGAGACACG GGCTTCTGCTCTTGGCTTACTGCCATCTTCCGCATCAA GGATGATGAAATAAGGGAGAAGTGTGGCGAGGATGCAGTACATTATTTGTCCTTCCAACGCCACATTATCGGCCTATTGGTCGTGGTGGGTGTGCTATCCGTTGGCATCGTTTTGCCTGTAAACTTCTCAGGAAACCTACTTG AAAACAATGCTTATAATTTTGGAAGAACTACGATAGCAAACCTAGATGCAGA TAATGCGCTTTTGTGGCTGCACACCATATTTGCGTTCCTTTACCTGTTACTGACGGTGTTCAGCATGAGAAGACACACCTCCAAGATGCACTACGCAGAGGATGACCTG GTCAAACGCACATTATTTGTCAACGGACTCTCCAAATATGCCGAAGAAACAGAAATAAAGCAACATTTTGA GCAGGCGTATGAAAACTGTGCCGTGCTGGAAGCCCGCATCTGTTACAATGTGGCCAGACTGATGTATCTGAACTCCGAAAG GAAGAAGGCAGAGCGCAGCAAGAAATTCTTCCTGGATCTGCAGGCCAAAGAGCATGTAAACACCATGATAAACCCAAAGCCATGTGGACACCTTTGCTGTTGTATCATCAAAGGTTGTGAGCAG GAAGAGGCTGTCAGTTATTATACTAAGTTGGAGGCTCAattaaaagatggcgccaggaaGGAGAGAGAGAAGGTCAACAGGAAACCGTTAGGAATGGCATTTGTCACCTTTCAAAACGAATCCATAACTGCTAT AATCTTGAAGGACTTCAATGCTTGCAAATGTCAGGGTTGCCACTGTCGTAGAGAGCCCCAGAGCTCGGCATTCAGTGACAAACTACAAACACACAACTGGACTGTGAGCTATGCCCCTGATCCACAAAATGTCTACTG GGAGCATCTGTCATTAGGAGGTTTCTCGTGGTGGATCCGCTGCTTGATCATAAACTCTGTCCTCTTCCTTCTCCTATTCTTCCTCACTACACCAGCCATCATTATCTCAACCATGGACAAGTTCAATGTTACGAAACCAGTGGAGTACCTGAAC AATCCAATTATCACTCAGTTTTTCCCCACCCTCCTCCTGTGGTCCTTCTCCGCCTTACTTCCAACCATTGTCTATTACTCTGCCTTTTTTGAAGCCCATTGGACCCG GTCTGGCGAGAACAGAACTACTATGCATAAATGCTACACTTTCCTAATCTTCATGGTGCTCTTACTGCCCTCCCTTGGTCTAAGCAG TTTGGATGTTTTCTTCCGATGGCTTTTTGACAAAAGATTCTTGGCTGATGCTAAAGTGAGATTTGA GTGCGTGTTCCTTCCGGACAATGGAGCCTTCTTTGTCAACTATGTCATTGCCTCTGCATTTATTGGAAATGCCATGGACTTGCTCAGGATCCCTGGTCTGCTTATGTACATGATCCGCCTCTGCCTCGCTCGATCCGCAGCTGAGCGCAGAAACGTCAAGAGG CATCAAGCTTACGAGTTCCAATTTGGAGCAGCTTATGCCTGGATGATGTGTGTCTTCACGGTGGTTATGACCTACAGCATCACCTGCCCAATCATTGTCCCCTTTG GGCTGATGTACATGCTGCTCAAGCACCTAGCAGACAGGTACAACATGTATTATGCGTACCTGCCTTCAAAATTGGACAAGAAGATCCACTCGGGAGCTGTCAACCAAGTGGTGGCTGCTCCAATTCTTTGTCTATTTTGGCTTCTTTTCTTCTCCACGATGCGCTCTG GGTTTTCAGCTGCAATTTCCATGTTCACGTTTGTAGTTTTGATCATCACAATCATTGTCTGCCTCTCACATGTCTGCTTTGgacattttaaatatttgagcGCTCACAACTACAAG ATTGACACTCAAGAATCTGATGTGACTGAGAATGGCCATACAGAACGCACTACTGACTCCAACAAAGCTGCA CAAATGTACATCGCTGAGGTTCTGCAAGATCCAAACGCAGAGGAGGCTGGATCGGGCAGTGGCGAGTCACAGGACGAGGAAATAATCAATGTGGAAAATGGCCTGAATGAGGACTTCCAGTCGGGAGAAGACAGCCTCATCGATAATGAAGTGCGACACTGA